The segment AGTCTTTTTCGGTTTCTTCGCTTTTTTTGCTTTTTCCATGTCTGCGGTTTTTGGCATGAAAGGGAAGAAGGATATTCTACCAAAAATCGCTAGGATTGCTGGAACAAGTGTTAAACTTGCGATCATCATAATTAAAATTGCAAGGCTGAAGGGCACAGCAAACCGTTGGATAGATCCATATTCTGCAAGCAACAGAACTAGCAGGGAGAACACAACTGTCAGCCCGCTCATTGCCACAGCTCCGCCTGAACGGCGCAGGGCATTTACCATTGCGATTTCCTTTTTTGTTTCAACCTTTAGCAAGCTTCGGTATTTGCTTATAAGGAACAAGCAATAATCTGTTCCTGCGCCAAACAGTAAGACTGTCATGATGGCAATGCTTTGTGAGTCGAACTCAATCCAGCCTGCTTTTCCCATTCCCCCAAGGATTGGGCTAATCACTAAGTAGGCGATACCAACTCCAATCAGCGGTATGAATGCTAGAATAGGAGAGCGGTAAATAACTAGTAGACAGATTAAAACAATAATAACAGTACCAATTAGTAAGGATAAGTCACCTTGGCTAAACAAAGCGGCTGCATCGACTGCAATCCCGACAGGACCTGTAGTCCTTGCTGAGAGGTTATCGGCATCCCCAATTTTTGTTTTGAAGGGATCTGTGCTAAAAACATCGGACGCTGTGTTTTGAAGCTCTTCAAGACTTTTTTCTAATTCAGCAGTTGTTGCTGACTTCTCAAACAATACAGCAAGAACAAATGTGGTATCATCCTCTGAAACTTGCTGCTTCAGTACTTCAACAGGCAGCTGATGAAGCGGTGCGATACTCTGTTGATTTGCAACTGGCTTCTCCGCTAATTTACCAGCTAATTCCTGTATTTGCGTTAAATCCTCATCTGTAAGGCCAGCTTCTCGATGAAAGGTAATAAGTGCTGGTGTACCTTGTTCATTTGGGAATTCTTTATTAATAATTGCTTCTGCCTCTTGAGAAGGAGAATTCTCAGACAAATTTGCCGCAAGCTCGTTTTTTTGTGAGCTTGCTTGTGGCAATGTCAGGCTCAAAACAAGGACAAGACAGATCCATGCAAGCAAGGTTAACCATCTTCCTGTTTTACCTGAAACAAAACGAAAAACAGTAGGGATAAGATTTTTCACTGTATTTAGCTCCTTTAGATTAGTTTATATGATGAACTTATCAACTGATAAGCTGAGATGAAAAAAACAGCTTATCAAATGATAAGGTAATCAAAAAAATATTATGCTGCTTCTGTAATGGTGTAGAAACAGCATGCATATAAGAGTGAAACTCAGCCGTTTTTTTCTGCAATTCCACTTAAAAATATTTGGACGATGAGTCTAGCTTTCTTTTCAACGATGGCTTTTTGCTCCGATTCAGTTAAGCTTTTCATAAAATCTGGAAGGAGAGCTGACTTAATCATGTTCAACAAAAGGAGAGAAACTTCAAAGCTGCTGCTGTCTATAGCCTCAAATGAACCAATTTCCTTTTTGGAAACTGCCTCCTCGAACATATGAATAATCGGTGAAAGGAAGCCCTTTTGCCAATGGCTATTGATAACCTGTTTGACATCTTCCGGCATTTCATGATGAAGATCATGAAACATTTGCATTAAATCCTCTTGATAATTTTGCATGAAATAACAGGACAGATGAAAGATGCGCTGCTTTATGTCAGGAAAATCTCTAGCTATCTTGGTAAGATAGTTCTCTGTCTGAAGGATGGAAGCCTTTAAGACCTCTATATAAATTTCTTGCTTATTCTGAAAGTGGTGGTATAAAGCAGGCTGGGTTATCCCGCATTCTGCCGCGATTTTCCTTGTGCTGACTGCCCGATATCCAAGCTCCATAAATAATTTTGTTGCTGCCTTGATGATCAAATGGTGTGTATCCTGTGTTTGTGAAGGCAGCTCAGTGTGATTCCTTTTCATTTTGTTTCCTTTCTAATACCCATTAAAATGACTTATCACTCGATAAGTATAGGAGAAATTAAAGAAATATGCAACTTGTGAACAAAAAGTGAATAACTTTGTGAAATGTTGAACAAAGTTTTCTAAACCTATTGCGGACTGGTACAAAAGGGATTAAGATATGCTTGTAAGAAGAAAAAATGGTTTTACAGGATGAAATTTCCATTATTTAAATCTTTAATTGCAAACCGGGTCAATATATTAGACATGACGGTTTTTCTTTTAAAGACTTATGTGAAATTATTCACAAAGTACAAATCTGGAGGGATTAGGAATGTCGACTGTCGAAAAGGATGTTAAAACAAAACAGGAAGCGAATGACGTGCAAGCTATCATTGATGATATTGCTGCAAAAGGCAAGAAGGCGCTCAAAGAGTTTTATGAGCTGGATCAGACTAAGATTGATCAAATTGTGAAGGAAATGGCCTTGGCAGGTCTTGATAAGCATATGTATTTAGCTAAGCTTGCAGTTGAAGAAACTGGGAGAGGCATTTATGAGGATAAAATAACGAAAAATATTTTCGCAACAGAATATATTTATCACAGTATTAAATATGACAAAACGGTCGGAATCATAAGAGATGATGAATCGGCAGGAGTTGTTGAAATAGCTGATCCAATTGGTGTTATTGCAGGTGTTACTCCTGTAACGAATCCCACATCTACAACGATGTTTAAAGCCATTATTGCCATAAAAACACGTAACCCGATTGTATTTGCTTTCCATCCATCAGCACAGCGCTGCAGCAGTGAAGCCGCAAGAATTTTACGAGATGCTGCTATAAAAGCAGGCGCTCCTGAAAATTGCATCCAGTGGATAGAGAAGCCTTCCATTGAAACGACTAAGACATTGATGAACCATCCAGGCATTTCTTTAATTTTGGCAACAGGCGGTCCGGGAATGGTTAAATCTGCGTATAGCTGCGGAAAGCCGGCGCTTGGCGTAGGTGCAGGGAATGTGCCTTGTTATATTGAAAAAACAGCAAAGGTAAAGCGTGCTGTCAATGATTTAATTCTTTCTAAAACATTTGATAATGGTATGATTTGTGCATCTGAACAGGCAGTTATCGTTGATAAGGAAATTTAT is part of the Niallia taxi genome and harbors:
- a CDS encoding TetR/AcrR family transcriptional regulator; this encodes MKRNHTELPSQTQDTHHLIIKAATKLFMELGYRAVSTRKIAAECGITQPALYHHFQNKQEIYIEVLKASILQTENYLTKIARDFPDIKQRIFHLSCYFMQNYQEDLMQMFHDLHHEMPEDVKQVINSHWQKGFLSPIIHMFEEAVSKKEIGSFEAIDSSSFEVSLLLLNMIKSALLPDFMKSLTESEQKAIVEKKARLIVQIFLSGIAEKNG
- a CDS encoding MMPL family transporter, with the translated sequence MKNLIPTVFRFVSGKTGRWLTLLAWICLVLVLSLTLPQASSQKNELAANLSENSPSQEAEAIINKEFPNEQGTPALITFHREAGLTDEDLTQIQELAGKLAEKPVANQQSIAPLHQLPVEVLKQQVSEDDTTFVLAVLFEKSATTAELEKSLEELQNTASDVFSTDPFKTKIGDADNLSARTTGPVGIAVDAAALFSQGDLSLLIGTVIIVLICLLVIYRSPILAFIPLIGVGIAYLVISPILGGMGKAGWIEFDSQSIAIMTVLLFGAGTDYCLFLISKYRSLLKVETKKEIAMVNALRRSGGAVAMSGLTVVFSLLVLLLAEYGSIQRFAVPFSLAILIMMIASLTLVPAILAIFGRISFFPFMPKTADMEKAKKAKKPKKTWAIGEFVGKIAVKHPWKVTIITTVFLGIFALLSLKTEYTYDTLSSFPEDMPSREGFSIISEHFSAGELAPAEIVVQTEGKNISVEDTLNELPYVEKVSEGEQGKDDAGMLKYSVELNTNPYSNEAMEKLPDLREAVEKTLSDNGIANSSDKVWIGGITAEQLDTKETADGDALLVIPIIIVMIAVLLLAYLRSITAMIYLIATVLLSYFSALGLGWVILHYGFGVDAIQGLIPLYAFVFIVALGEDYNIFMISSIWKKSKEMPLTQAIKEGVAESGGVITSAGVILAATFMVLTTLPIQILVHFGTITAIGVLLDTFVVRPFLVPSITALCKKAAFWPATKHLHESNEKEREKLENNQTV